Proteins encoded within one genomic window of Bradyrhizobium sp. CB1717:
- a CDS encoding acyl carrier protein, whose product MSSTFDQVATIIAETCDIPRDTITPDSHAIDDLGIDSLDFLDIAFAIDKQFGIKLPLEKWTQEVNDGKATTEQYFVLKNLCARIDELVAAKGASA is encoded by the coding sequence ATGTCTTCCACATTCGATCAGGTCGCCACGATCATCGCTGAAACCTGCGACATCCCGCGCGACACGATCACGCCGGATAGCCATGCCATCGATGACCTCGGCATCGACAGCCTCGATTTCCTCGATATCGCCTTCGCGATCGACAAGCAGTTCGGCATCAAGCTGCCGCTGGAAAAGTGGACCCAGGAGGTCAACGACGGCAAGGCGACCACCGAACAATATTTCGTGCTGAAGAATCTGTGCGCGCGCATCGACGAGCTGGTTGCCGCCAAGGGCGCGAGCGCCTAA
- a CDS encoding beta-ketoacyl-ACP synthase — translation MTAPRDKFGRPVVVVTGMGIMTSLGAGKADNWAKLVAGESGIRTITRFPVEGLKTTMAGTVDFVSVDPFSSTALSERMAELVTQEALEQAGIGAKADFPGPLFLAVAPVEVEWPQRRELGRDVGQLDITYDDLLRISGGGKYSAYHHRFMFGSVAAHLAETFGTKGSPISLSTACASGATSIQLGVEAIRRGETDAALCVATDGTVNPEALVRFSLLSALSTQNDPPQAASRPFSKNRDGFVMAEGAGALVLESYEAATARGAKILGVIAGCGELTDSFHRTRSSPDGKPIIGCMNKTLADAGMEPGQIDHINAHGTATPENDKMEFNTTSAVFGELAQKIPVTSNKSMVGHTISAAGAVEAIFSLLTLEHQRIPPTINYETPDPTILFDVVGNKARDARVTAVMSNSFGFGGQNASLILTREPA, via the coding sequence ATGACTGCACCACGCGACAAATTCGGGCGTCCCGTCGTCGTCGTCACCGGCATGGGCATCATGACCTCGCTCGGCGCCGGCAAGGCCGACAATTGGGCCAAGCTCGTGGCCGGCGAATCCGGCATCCGCACCATCACGCGCTTTCCGGTCGAGGGCCTGAAGACCACGATGGCCGGCACCGTCGATTTCGTCAGCGTCGATCCGTTCTCCTCCACGGCCCTGTCCGAACGGATGGCCGAGCTCGTGACGCAGGAAGCGCTGGAGCAGGCCGGCATCGGCGCCAAGGCGGATTTCCCGGGTCCCCTTTTCCTTGCAGTTGCGCCGGTCGAGGTCGAATGGCCGCAACGTCGCGAACTCGGTCGCGACGTCGGCCAGCTCGACATCACCTACGACGATTTGCTGCGCATTTCCGGCGGCGGCAAGTACAGCGCCTACCATCATCGCTTCATGTTCGGCTCGGTCGCCGCCCATCTCGCCGAGACCTTCGGCACCAAGGGCTCGCCGATCTCGCTGTCGACGGCCTGCGCCTCCGGCGCGACCTCGATCCAGCTCGGCGTCGAGGCGATCCGCCGCGGCGAGACCGACGCGGCGCTGTGCGTCGCGACCGACGGCACGGTGAATCCGGAAGCGCTGGTGCGTTTCTCGCTGCTCTCGGCGCTGTCGACCCAGAACGATCCGCCGCAGGCGGCCTCCCGCCCCTTCTCCAAGAACCGCGACGGCTTCGTCATGGCCGAGGGCGCTGGCGCGCTCGTGCTGGAGAGCTATGAAGCCGCCACCGCGCGCGGTGCAAAAATCCTCGGCGTGATCGCCGGCTGCGGCGAGCTCACCGATTCCTTCCACCGCACCCGCTCGTCTCCTGATGGGAAGCCGATCATCGGCTGCATGAACAAGACGCTGGCCGATGCCGGCATGGAGCCGGGCCAGATCGACCATATCAACGCCCACGGCACCGCGACGCCCGAGAACGACAAGATGGAGTTCAATACGACATCGGCCGTGTTCGGCGAGCTCGCGCAGAAGATTCCGGTCACCTCCAACAAGTCGATGGTCGGCCACACCATCTCGGCCGCAGGCGCAGTGGAGGCGATCTTCTCGCTGCTCACGCTCGAGCACCAGCGCATCCCGCCGACGATCAACTACGAGACCCCGGATCCCACGATCCTGTTCGACGTCGTCGGCAACAAGGCGCGCGATGCCCGCGTCACCGCGGTGATGTCGAACTCGTTCGGCTTCGGCGGCCAGAACGCCTCGCTGATCCTGACCCGCGAACCGGCCTGA
- a CDS encoding lipid A biosynthesis lauroyl acyltransferase: protein MALISISTKIRARNAAKSISGALIGAATVGMLRTTRYFDPVKTSDFFARVVKTIGPRLREHRIGRANLIAAFPEKSPEEIENILMGVWDNLGRVGAEFAHMDHVWDYDREHPEKSRIELSARCIELFDQIRDDGKPALIFAAHLANWELPALAAVSHGLDAAILYRRPNIASADRIIQEMRQVNMGTLIPAGREAPLRLAQALKDGKHVAMLIDQYLTGGVEVTFFGRKTRANPMLARLLRQVECPIHGVRIIRLPGGRFRGELTEEVQPVRDAEGRIDIQGTTQAITSVVESWVREHPEQWLWLHRRWR from the coding sequence ATGGCGCTGATTTCTATCAGCACGAAGATTCGCGCGCGGAATGCAGCCAAATCGATCAGCGGAGCCCTGATCGGCGCCGCCACGGTCGGCATGCTGCGCACCACGCGCTATTTCGATCCGGTCAAGACCTCGGACTTCTTCGCACGCGTCGTCAAAACGATCGGCCCGCGCCTGCGCGAGCACCGCATCGGCCGCGCCAATCTCATCGCGGCCTTTCCGGAGAAATCGCCCGAAGAGATCGAAAACATCCTGATGGGTGTGTGGGACAATCTCGGCCGCGTCGGCGCCGAGTTCGCCCATATGGACCACGTCTGGGACTACGACCGCGAGCATCCGGAAAAGAGCCGGATCGAACTTTCGGCGCGCTGCATCGAGCTGTTCGACCAGATCCGCGACGACGGCAAGCCGGCGCTGATCTTTGCAGCCCATCTGGCGAATTGGGAATTGCCGGCGCTCGCCGCCGTCTCGCACGGGCTGGACGCCGCGATCCTCTACCGTCGGCCCAACATCGCCTCCGCCGACCGCATCATCCAGGAGATGCGCCAAGTCAACATGGGCACGCTGATCCCCGCGGGGCGCGAGGCGCCGCTGCGGCTCGCGCAGGCGCTGAAGGACGGCAAGCACGTTGCGATGCTGATCGACCAGTATCTGACCGGCGGCGTCGAGGTCACCTTCTTCGGCCGCAAGACCCGCGCCAATCCGATGCTGGCGCGCCTGCTCCGCCAGGTCGAGTGCCCGATCCACGGTGTCCGCATCATCCGCCTGCCCGGCGGCCGCTTCCGCGGCGAGCTGACGGAAGAAGTCCAGCCGGTGCGCGACGCCGAGGGCAGGATCGACATCCAGGGCACGACGCAGGCGATCACCAGCGTGGTGGAAAGCTGGGTGCGCGAGCATCCCGAGCAGTGGCTGTGGCTGCACAGAAGGTGGCGGTAG
- a CDS encoding ParB-like protein, translating to MTTTNAREPRVHPVPILSLRPTQMTVGMREVKEKRKRWREHGKKKQADLLGTHMIPVVHGPDERYYVIDHHHLGRALHDEGIKEVLVTVVGDLRMVEREAFWGVMDNKRWVYPYDAKGERRSFRDLPKSVADLKDDPFRSLAGELRRMGGFAKDTTPFSEFLWADFLRRKVSRKAVDANFDSALEKALSAAKSKDAVYLPGWCGPADDD from the coding sequence ATGACCACGACCAACGCGCGCGAACCGAGAGTGCATCCGGTGCCGATCCTGTCGCTTCGGCCGACGCAGATGACGGTCGGCATGCGCGAGGTCAAGGAGAAGCGCAAGCGCTGGCGCGAGCACGGCAAGAAGAAGCAGGCCGACCTGCTCGGCACCCATATGATCCCCGTCGTGCACGGACCTGACGAGCGCTATTACGTGATCGACCATCATCATCTCGGCCGCGCACTGCACGACGAGGGCATCAAGGAGGTGCTGGTGACCGTGGTCGGCGATCTCCGCATGGTCGAGCGCGAGGCGTTCTGGGGGGTGATGGATAACAAGCGCTGGGTCTATCCCTACGACGCCAAGGGCGAGCGGCGGTCGTTCCGCGATCTGCCGAAATCGGTCGCCGATCTCAAGGACGATCCCTTCCGCAGCCTTGCCGGCGAGCTCCGCCGCATGGGCGGCTTCGCCAAGGACACCACGCCGTTCTCGGAGTTCCTGTGGGCGGACTTCCTGCGCCGAAAAGTGTCGCGCAAGGCGGTCGACGCGAACTTCGACAGCGCACTGGAGAAGGCGCTGTCCGCGGCCAAGAGCAAGGATGCGGTCTATCTGCCCGGCTGGTGCGGGCCGGCAGACGATGATTGA
- a CDS encoding winged helix-turn-helix domain-containing protein, with translation MLRFAGFELDQQHAELRGADGTPIKLRPKTFEMLRLFVASGGRVLSKQELMEAVWPNVHVGEDSLFQCIRELRTALGDERRQLIKLASGGGYLLATEVLAAPESGPVQAEETRPDPGDEVAPLPPAEVATARPQRAMFGLSRQATIAAVAGLCVIIMGLAVAAPVLKPDILFKRTPPRLAVMPIVDDSKDARGAAMAADVTARLTDGFAKIQNISVVAPRMAAKGGDSTAASAASSDYELRGELERRDQSWTLRARIIKAPTGEVQSVVTASVAADEVDAQLAQSRLVAGVGHGLARRLNEILESRVPRVQAAGASAGGDKVAVEQALASINQTTRERFGAAQAMLQKALSDDPDNLDIAVALASLQMRGIQMVWFSPEEAVAVEAKANATLEQALRSKPNSIPVLEATCRFLSATNHFVESLVTCAKALSFDPWNGSALYLIGLGQVYLGRFDDALTTFQQADRYDTPPASRWTWLLGAGMTYVLMERYEEALPWLQRSIAITPGTGRSHFLLAAAYQRTGRREEASAAMSEGLKLRPGTTKLNVSPPMKNASPVCLAAWERVVQAEVDAGLPEQ, from the coding sequence TTGCTTCGTTTCGCCGGCTTCGAGCTGGACCAGCAGCACGCCGAGCTACGCGGGGCCGACGGCACTCCGATCAAGCTCCGACCCAAGACTTTCGAGATGCTCAGGTTGTTCGTCGCCAGCGGCGGCCGGGTGCTGAGCAAGCAGGAGCTGATGGAGGCGGTCTGGCCGAACGTCCATGTCGGCGAGGACAGCCTGTTCCAGTGCATCCGGGAGCTGCGCACCGCGCTCGGCGACGAGCGGCGGCAGCTGATCAAGCTCGCCTCCGGCGGCGGCTATCTGCTGGCGACGGAGGTCTTGGCAGCGCCCGAATCCGGCCCGGTGCAGGCCGAGGAGACCCGGCCGGACCCGGGCGACGAGGTCGCGCCCCTGCCGCCGGCCGAGGTCGCCACCGCAAGACCACAGCGTGCCATGTTCGGCTTGAGCCGGCAGGCCACGATTGCCGCCGTGGCCGGGCTCTGTGTGATCATCATGGGGCTTGCGGTTGCCGCGCCCGTGCTGAAGCCGGACATCCTGTTCAAGCGAACGCCGCCGCGGCTCGCGGTGATGCCGATCGTTGACGACAGCAAGGACGCGCGCGGCGCGGCAATGGCCGCCGACGTCACCGCCCGCCTCACCGATGGTTTTGCCAAGATCCAGAACATCAGCGTGGTTGCGCCACGCATGGCGGCCAAGGGCGGCGACAGCACTGCTGCATCCGCCGCATCATCCGATTACGAGCTGCGCGGCGAACTGGAGCGTCGCGACCAGTCCTGGACGTTGCGCGCGCGGATCATCAAGGCCCCGACCGGCGAGGTGCAGTCGGTCGTCACAGCGTCCGTTGCTGCGGATGAGGTCGACGCGCAGCTCGCGCAGTCCCGGCTCGTCGCCGGCGTCGGTCATGGGCTTGCGCGCCGTCTCAACGAGATTCTGGAGTCGCGTGTGCCGCGCGTCCAGGCAGCCGGGGCGTCGGCCGGCGGCGACAAGGTCGCCGTCGAGCAGGCGCTCGCCTCGATCAACCAGACCACGCGCGAGCGTTTTGGCGCGGCGCAGGCGATGCTGCAAAAGGCGCTCAGCGACGACCCTGATAATCTCGACATCGCGGTCGCGCTCGCCTCGCTGCAGATGCGCGGCATCCAGATGGTCTGGTTCAGCCCGGAGGAGGCTGTTGCGGTCGAGGCAAAAGCCAATGCGACCCTCGAGCAGGCGTTACGGTCGAAGCCGAATTCCATTCCGGTGCTGGAGGCCACTTGCCGCTTCCTCAGCGCCACCAACCATTTCGTGGAAAGTCTCGTCACCTGCGCCAAGGCCTTGAGCTTCGATCCGTGGAACGGGTCCGCGCTCTACCTGATCGGTCTCGGGCAGGTCTATCTCGGCCGCTTCGACGACGCGCTCACGACATTCCAGCAGGCCGATCGTTACGACACGCCGCCGGCCTCGCGCTGGACCTGGCTGCTCGGCGCCGGCATGACCTATGTCCTGATGGAGCGCTATGAGGAGGCCTTGCCGTGGCTGCAGCGCTCGATCGCCATCACGCCGGGGACCGGCCGCTCGCACTTTCTGCTCGCCGCCGCCTACCAGAGAACGGGGCGGCGCGAGGAGGCGAGCGCGGCGATGTCGGAGGGACTGAAACTGCGGCCCGGCACGACGAAACTCAACGTCTCGCCGCCGATGAAGAACGCAAGCCCGGTGTGTCTCGCCGCCTGGGAGCGCGTGGTTCAGGCCGAGGTCGACGCGGGATTGCCGGAGCAGTGA
- a CDS encoding beta-ketoacyl-ACP synthase has protein sequence MTDTASKPGQTEVWITGIGLATSLGEGLDANWAALQEKRINVDEKGFAPYVVHPLMPVTFDSQIPKKGDQRQMEAWQRIGTYAAGLALDSAGIKGNKDILSKIDMVVAAGGGERDINVDSGILTAEAKGANAPGFLNERLMSDLRPTLFLAQLSNLLAGNIAIVHGLGGTSRTFMGEEVAGADAARIALARIASGESDIALVGGSHNGERKDLLVLYEFGDFNLKDKFAPVWARKDHAGFALGSAGAFLVLESKAHAEARGAKPYAKLSSVVADLARRKQPGDMAATLEKLWAKLPKRDGKGAIITGATGAEPATSEERGFLKSHADFPVRSTGTVFGHAMETQFPLGIALAALSISRGALFPPNDSTGTEIEMQGAPTQIVVVGAGHWRGEGMALVEAVG, from the coding sequence ATGACTGACACCGCTTCGAAGCCCGGCCAGACGGAAGTCTGGATCACCGGCATTGGCCTTGCCACCTCGCTCGGCGAAGGCCTGGACGCCAACTGGGCCGCGCTCCAGGAAAAGCGCATCAATGTCGACGAGAAGGGCTTTGCGCCCTACGTCGTGCATCCCCTGATGCCTGTGACCTTCGACAGCCAGATTCCGAAGAAGGGCGACCAGCGCCAGATGGAAGCCTGGCAGCGCATCGGCACCTATGCGGCCGGCCTCGCGCTCGATTCCGCCGGAATCAAGGGCAACAAGGATATCCTGTCGAAGATCGACATGGTGGTCGCCGCCGGCGGCGGCGAGCGCGACATCAACGTCGACAGCGGCATTCTCACCGCCGAGGCCAAGGGCGCCAACGCGCCCGGATTCCTCAACGAGCGGCTGATGAGTGATCTCAGGCCGACGCTGTTCCTGGCCCAGCTCTCCAACCTGCTCGCCGGCAACATCGCCATCGTGCACGGCCTTGGCGGCACCTCGCGCACCTTCATGGGCGAAGAGGTCGCCGGCGCCGACGCCGCACGAATCGCGCTTGCGCGTATCGCCTCGGGTGAGAGCGACATTGCCCTCGTCGGCGGCTCGCACAATGGCGAGCGCAAGGACTTGCTCGTCCTCTACGAATTCGGCGACTTCAACCTCAAGGACAAGTTCGCCCCCGTCTGGGCGCGCAAGGACCACGCCGGCTTCGCGCTCGGCTCGGCCGGCGCGTTCCTGGTGCTTGAATCAAAGGCCCACGCCGAAGCGCGCGGCGCAAAGCCCTATGCAAAGCTGTCGAGCGTCGTTGCCGATCTCGCGCGCCGCAAGCAGCCGGGCGACATGGCTGCAACACTGGAGAAGCTGTGGGCCAAGCTGCCGAAGCGCGACGGCAAGGGCGCCATCATCACCGGAGCGACCGGTGCGGAGCCCGCAACTTCGGAAGAGCGCGGCTTCCTGAAGAGCCATGCCGACTTTCCGGTGCGCTCGACCGGCACGGTGTTCGGCCACGCCATGGAAACGCAATTCCCGCTCGGAATTGCGCTCGCGGCGCTGTCGATCTCGCGTGGCGCGCTGTTCCCGCCGAACGATTCGACCGGAACCGAGATTGAAATGCAGGGGGCGCCCACCCAGATCGTGGTGGTGGGGGCCGGACACTGGCGCGGCGAAGGCATGGCGCTGGTCGAGGCTGTCGGCTGA
- a CDS encoding 3-hydroxyacyl-ACP dehydratase FabZ family protein, protein MQLEYFHMIDRIVDLNVDEKKIVVEAQVPKESTVFEGHFPGYPLMPGVLLIESMAQASGWLQLGVFKFERMPILAAVKEGKVRGSVFPGDLMSIEANLTYEGSGYAMTEAKIRVGGKLRANSALTFTLIPFPNADMRGYMAKVAERVGFPQQAVSP, encoded by the coding sequence ATGCAACTCGAATACTTCCACATGATCGATCGCATCGTCGACCTCAACGTCGACGAGAAGAAGATCGTCGTCGAAGCCCAGGTTCCGAAGGAAAGCACCGTCTTCGAGGGGCACTTTCCGGGCTATCCCTTGATGCCCGGCGTGCTCCTGATCGAATCGATGGCGCAGGCCTCGGGCTGGCTTCAGCTCGGCGTGTTCAAGTTCGAGCGCATGCCGATCCTGGCCGCCGTGAAGGAAGGCAAGGTCCGCGGCTCGGTGTTCCCCGGCGATCTCATGAGCATCGAGGCGAACCTCACCTACGAGGGTTCGGGCTATGCCATGACCGAAGCCAAGATCAGGGTCGGCGGCAAGCTGCGCGCCAATTCGGCGCTCACCTTCACGCTGATCCCCTTCCCCAACGCGGATATGCGCGGGTACATGGCGAAAGTCGCCGAGCGCGTCGGCTTTCCGCAACAGGCCGTATCGCCATGA